The following nucleotide sequence is from Oncorhynchus kisutch isolate 150728-3 linkage group LG29, Okis_V2, whole genome shotgun sequence.
AACAGATTCGCAAACATAACAGAccataaccaacagtgcaataacCTAGTAATAACCCCCGTTAGAGGAATTAAGCCCTTTTTAGGCATAGACCTACGATTTTACGAACTAAGGTTTTATATACACGATCCAAGTAAAATGCCACGATTATTGCACTTCAGAATTGCTCGTAATCCAATTTGACAGTAAAAAAATATAACTTCAATTTAAGCTTTGAAGTGGTAAGATTGAATCAGAATAACCTGAGAATTTAGACGCCGAGGAAAAACGGCAATTGATGTATGAATGCGCCACGATTGTATGTAGGCCTAAATTATATTATAGAATTTCCACTTTGAGGCCCCCTCAATAGATGTTCTTCTTGTATTTCCCTCTGTGTAGATCTCGCGAGAGTGGTGGCGTGGCTGGCTGTGTGGTTGcagtagacagagggagaaggcagGCAGCATCATGGCGGACAGAGACAGTGGAAGTGAGCAGGGAGGAGCAGCCACGGGCCCGGGCGTCGGTTCCATGCACCCAGTGACAGGAGGGGCGGGCTCGGCTTCCGGGCTGCAACACGAGACGCAAGAGCTGGCGTCGAAACGAGTTGACATTCAAAATAAACGTTTCTATCTGGACGTGAAGCAGAACGCAAAAGGCCGCTTCTTAAAGATAGCTGAAGTCGGGGCCGGGGGAAACAAGAGCCGCCTCACTCTCTCCATGTCAGTGGCAGTCGAGTTCCGTGACTACTTAGGGGACTTCATCGAACATTATGCCCAATTAGGTCCTAGCAATCCGGACATCGCACAGGATGAGCCGAGGCGAGCACTTAAAAGCGAATTCTTGGTCCGGGAGAATCGGAAGTACTACATGGATCTGAAAGAGAACCAGAGAGGCCGGTTTCTGAGGATTCGACAGACCGTGAACCGGGGGCCCGGTTTGGGATCCACGCAAGGCCAGACAATTGCTCTGCCTGCACAGGGACTTATTGAGTTTCGTGACGCTTTGGCAAAACTCATTGACGACTACGGAGTAGATGACGAACCTGCCGAGTTGCCAGAGGGGACCTCCTTGACAGTGGACAACAAACGCTTTTTCTTCGACGTGGGCTCCAATAAGTACGGAGTGTTCATGAGGATAAGCGAGGTGAAGCCAACATACCGCAACTCTATCACGGTGCCCTACAAAGTGTGGTCCAAATTTGGAAATACGTTCTGTAAATACGCGGAGGAGATGAAGAAGATCCAGGAGAAACAGCGGGAGAAAAGGGCATGTGAAATGCAGCAACAAGAGGAGATGCATGCTGATGATGCAGACGAGGATTGATATATAGAGCATAAACATGCAAGAAAATAATCGAAATAACAAAAAGAGAAATTATAATAACTTTACTGTAAAAAGAAAGAAATCTAAAGATTTAACTGTAACTGTTTAACTCCAAGGGAGCACCACCCACAAAAAAATAAACCTCCACAAACTGACAGTTATGACATGTTGTCACCCATCGCTGGATGTTACCCACTTTACCCACCATTAATACAGTAAGCGGCTGCTAAACAAAGTAATAACATTATATATGAACCGTGTTTCCTACTTGATGATAAAGAACTGAGTGTTTATTTCTCTTATTAACCAATAACTTTTGTACACGTTAAAGATATTATTAGTGTTTGCAATGTTCAAATGGAATTATTGCCGAGTTATGAGAAACAAGTCCTTTTCATTTGACTTCAGCACAAAATcagatattttagttttttttaaccaaaaTGTAAAACCTTTTTAAGAGGTTGACATAGTGTAGGTCTACTTGCCACCCTATTTACTTGTACCTGTGAGTAGAGATTTGTTTACACATAAATCATATGAGGGCTAGGCCTGCTTTGGAATTTAGTTTAGATGTCATGCAGTCTGCCTATGTACTTTTTTCAATGTCACGCAACGAAataagtgctctctctctctctctcgtgcaaTATGCATTGAACTCGGAACACATTGAACTGGTCAATGGAACTCGACATGAAAACTTTCAAAAGGAATATTTACTGTTGTAACTTTTGTTTCAATTGAAAGTCTCGTCATGCAGATAGTCTATAGTATAACGATCTTTGTGTCTCGTCATGCAGATAGTCTATAGTATAACTATCTTTGTGTCTCGTCATGCAGATAGTCTATAGTATAACGATCTTTGTGTCTCGTCATGCAGATAGTCTATAGTATAACGATCTTTGTGTCTCGTCATGCAGATCGTCTATAGTATAACGATCTTTGTGTCTCGTCATGCAGATAGTCTATAGTATAACTATCTTTGTGTCTCGTCATGCAGATAGTCTATAGTATAACTATCTTTGTGTCTCGTCATGCAGATAGTCTATAGTATAACGATCTTTGTGTCTCGTCATGCAGATAGTCTATAGTATAACTATCTTTGTGTCTCGTCATGCAGATAGTCTATAGTATAACTATCTTTGTGTCTCGTCATGCAGATAGTCTATAGTATAACTATCTTTGTGTCTCGTCATGCAGATAGTCTATAGTATAACTATCTTTGTGTCTCGTCATGCAGATCGTCTATAGTATAAAGATCTTTGTGTCTCGTCATGCAGATATACTATAGTATAACGATCTTTGTGTCTCGTCATGCAGATATACTATAGTATAACGATCTTTGTGTCTCGTCATGCAGATATACTATAGTATAACGATCTTTGTGTCTCGTCATGCAGATATACTATAGTATAACGATCTTTGTGTCTCGTCATGCAGATATACTATAGTATAACGATCTTTGTGTCTCGTCATGCAGATCGTCTATAGTATAACGATCTTTGTGTCTCGTCATGCAGATCGTCTATAGTATAACGATCTTTGTCTCGTCATGCAGATCGTCTATAGTATAACGATCTTTGTGTCTCGTCATGCAGATAGTCTATAGTATAACGATCTTTGTGTCTCGTCATGCAGATCGTCTATAGTATAACGATCTTTGTGTCTCGTCATGCAGATCGTTATACTATAGACTATCTTTGTGTCTCGTCATGCAGATCGTTATACTATAGACTATCTTTGTGTCTCGTCATGCAGATCGTCTATAGTATAACGATCTTTGTGTCTCGTCATGCAGATCGTTATACTATAGACTATCTTTGTGTCTCGTCATGCAGATCGTTATACTATAGACTATCTTTGTGTCTCGTCATGCAGATCGTTATACTATAGACTATCTTTGTCTCGtcatgcaatgtttttttttttttaaaggtacggTCTTAGATTAAGGAAGTGCAGTGACAACATGCAGCAAATGACATGAGAAGTGGTTGAGAACAGCATATTTGTCATATAGACCACTCAACCCTGCTAGCACCACCTAATTGGCATCATGGTCTATTGATAGtgctgataaaaataaaaaaaagtcaaGCATGGTTTTGAGAATCTGAAATGTATGTCAACATCAGCGCTTATGAATAAGAGGTTTTCTGTTGGGCAATTTGACACACAAAGGACCAGCAAATATCAGCCAACCAATAAGATGCCAATGTACCAATGAGTGCTGTTGCTGCATGTTTACCTGTACAAAGCCTGATATTGGTTTTCACACATTGTGGCTCAAGGACACCTCTCCAAGCAGCTTGTCATCCCTGTAAATGCTCAACTGATCTTCAGATTGAATAGCTGTTGTTTCCAAAGAAGCTGGAAACAACAGATCATGTCAGATTTGTCCCAGTATTTAGTGAAAAGATGGCCTGGCATATTGGATGGAATATGAAGCAGCAGGCCTAACTGTCCTTGAGCCCCTCTGGTTAAAGCCACTGGTGTAAATGGTACATGGATGGGAGAGTCCTCGGCATATAAACAACCTGGTGCCTTAAACACTCCGCATGATTACATGTTGGCCTGATGCTTTGGATCACAGTTTGGGGTTTTAGTTTTTTTCCCATATTGCTTTTCCGTGTGCCGCAGCACAACTTGTGGTGCCAAGGGGTTCTTTAAGGACCCATCCGGAAGGAAAAGGGGCAGATTACAAAGCTTTTTCTGCCACCTTTCCCCCTTTCCCAATCTCACTCTCATCCCCAAGCCATCCAGGTATCGGCCTACATGTAAATGTGGAAGGGGGTGGTCACCTAGAAGACAATGCATAGGAGGCTGCTCTTCACAGGCCCAGCCTGGCGAGGTGGAGCAGAGAGCAGTTGCTGACTGGTAACATCACTGTGGACTGGATTGAGGCTTGTTGGAGGCCCCCTTGTGACGCTCTCTGTGTGTAGTTCTATGGCTTTGGCAGTAATGTGTCATTTGTAAGTTGCTAAAGACCTCAATTAGGGGGAGTAGTAAGCATGTCGTATTTTGttttagtttttagttttttagttTCAACTTTTCAGCGTTATTCCACATCGTTTGTCATtttgaatgtttgtttttttgctcaCAAAGGATATTTTCTTTTCAGTGCAACATTTCATTACTGTGTGCAATATCCTATGTGCCGATTCATGGCAATATGTATATCAATTAAATATATGATTAATATTTGAACGCATGTGGCTGAATTCCATGTTTATTTCTCTTCAAGGTTTTAAATGCCTTTATCTGCACTTAAACAGAAGTCCAACCAGGGAGACAAAGTCAATCTAACAAAGCAAGCTTCATCCTTCCTGATGAGGACACACCCAACACCCTAACATTCACAATAACTAACATGCTGAGGATTAGTGTCGTCTGTTCCCTAGGCCTCTATTACCTCTCCCTATGGCTTGGGAAGTCTGTCTCCTAGGCCTCTATTACCTCTCCCTATGGCTTGGGAAGTCTGTCTCCTAGGCCTCTATTATCTCTCCCTATGGCTTGGGAAGTCTGTCTCCTAGGCCTCTATTACCTCTCCCTATGGCTTGGGAAGTCTGTCTCCTAGGCCTCTATTACCTCTCCCTATGGCTTGGGAAGTCTGTCTCCTAGGCCTCTATTATCTCTCCCTATGGCTTGGGAAGTCTGTCTCCTTGGCCTCTATTACCTCTCTATGGCTTGGGAAGTCTGTCTCCTAGGCCTCTTACCTCTCCCTATGGCTTGGGAAGTCTGTCTCCTAGGCCTCTATTACCTCTCCCTATGGCTTGGGAAGTCTGTCTCCTAGGCCTCTATTACCTCTCCCTATGGCTTGGGAAGTCTGTCTCCTAGGCCTCTATTATCTCTCCCTATGGCTTGGGAAGTCTGTCTCCTAGGCCTCTATTATCTCTCCCTATGGCTTGGGAAGAGTAAAGGGATTGGATGATTGTAGGGAATGAAAATATGTTGAGTTTTGCTGCAAAGGAAAAGCAGGTTACAGCCTTGTTTCTTTATTTGGTACGATATTTATGAAGGTGTATGTTGTTCTCCTTCCTGTCTTCAGTGGTTGATGTTTGTAGCATATTGCTTTCCCAGGTGGATGAAATGTCAGACCAATATTAGTTTGAAATGATCTCAACAAGGAATGTATTTTTTCTCTCTTATGTTGCGACCCTTTACAAAGAGGATAATGGATTAACTCATTCGGTGTTGATGCATCTAATATaatttatgtgcattttacaaattgtaaaaaaaataaatgtaatttaccCACATCTGACATAAATGAATCTTCAATATGTATGTGCTTTTTTTCTCATGTGGTTCTCTTCTGAAAGAAATGGCCACGTGAGATCACCAAACTGGGTAGGGTTTCTGCTCCGTGTCCATTTTCAGTTATGAATATTGCTATGCTACAGAAACACTTCAGCTAATCTATCAGATACTAGAGCATCATGTCGCCCATTACATGTTTGTGATTGCTTTATTTTACTATGTTATAATGGATATGGTTTGCAGTGATTTGTGATATGCGCTTTGTATTTTATCCTAGGATTATCTTTTGTTTTGCCAAGCAATAATCTCCAGAAACTTGTAAACTAACGCTCACAGCTCAATGTTCTACCACCATCATGTGTAGCAGCTAATTGGTTCTAGGGTTCCATACCACTGATTTACCATTGTTAACCTCCACATATGTGCAAATCCTAAAATGACAACTTGTGTGTGCAgatctcccattgacatcaatgggCCATTTTTAAGTCAGGAGGGGGGACATATTTGGTGTGCTGGAATCTATAGATGTTAGAATATTATTGTCACTGCTGAACTACTAGAGAACCAGCAGCTGCACTGCCAGTAGAGACTAAAACATGATTTGTAGGGTTAACAGGAGCTTTAGGATGGACAGTGATATGTATTATAAAAACAATACCTCTGAAGAAGAGGCATCACATAGTCATGATGACTCTTTTACAATCTCCAGTGTGAAAGACTTCTGTTCAAGACCTTCACTGCTTGTGTAGATTCACATTTGTCCTAGGCTACCCATGGACACCCACGTGTGAAGGTCAACTAAATTCCTTTCTGGCTGGTGTTAGAATGAGACCTGCTGTTTGTGACGTGAAGGC
It contains:
- the puraa gene encoding purine-rich element binding protein Aa, whose protein sequence is MADRDSGSEQGGAATGPGVGSMHPVTGGAGSASGLQHETQELASKRVDIQNKRFYLDVKQNAKGRFLKIAEVGAGGNKSRLTLSMSVAVEFRDYLGDFIEHYAQLGPSNPDIAQDEPRRALKSEFLVRENRKYYMDLKENQRGRFLRIRQTVNRGPGLGSTQGQTIALPAQGLIEFRDALAKLIDDYGVDDEPAELPEGTSLTVDNKRFFFDVGSNKYGVFMRISEVKPTYRNSITVPYKVWSKFGNTFCKYAEEMKKIQEKQREKRACEMQQQEEMHADDADED